DNA from Deltaproteobacteria bacterium:
GTCTTCCAGATAACCGTTCTTTAATAACCAGTAGATGTCAAAGGCGTCCTGTCTTCTTTGTCTGTTGCGTGTTTTTTGTTGAATCATCGCACGAAATTTTTCAGCAACGATGTCCGGCAGGCTGTAAACCTGTAATTTACCTCCATCGACTAATTGGATTGTATCAATTCGTTGATTTACCTCATTGAAGCTATAATCTATTTCAAGCACTGTAGGACATTCTCGTTTTATCAATCTCCGATGCGCGGGAGTACCTTTATAAGCATAACCCATCTTGATTTTTATGGTCTGAAAGTTCCTGTTTTCTCCGGGTGGTTTTACACGGTGCGATTGAATTTTACAATCCAGGCCGTAGGTAAGAGTTTCACCGGCAACAGCAATCTCTTCATTCAAACGGCCGATAAAATCTTCAACATCAATCTGATTACGATGATCTGCCGTCACAAAATCAACGTCCTTGGTGTGTCTGATACCCTTAAATCGAATCGCCAGGAGCAGACCTCCATGAAAAATCATTCTTGTCTTTAATGAATCGGATTGGGAGATGGCAAGGATCAGGACATGCACAGCCTGCCGGAATGCAGTATCGTCAGAATTTTCGCTCCGCATCACCCATTCGGAAAGATCAAGCTTTTCCATGATCACTCCACATTGATGGATAGACACCATCGTTCTGAATAGGTCTCCCTGTAAGGTCCCTCAGGATCCAGTTTTCTGGAGCCTCCTCGCTGAACACGCTTAGCCCATTGCTCGATTTTTTCATCATCTTTGATGTGGCAACATTCTTCTAACAGATACCCTGCTCTTGCTTGTTCGATAGCGTTCCCATGACGATCGAGTTCGTCAATGATCAGGCGTTTATATTGTGGCCCAAATGTGATGAATGTGTCCATGATGTGTCTTATACCGCCGCAATAGTCCGGCTTTCGCAACATATCAAGAAATGTTCTGCCGATTGTCGAAACCCTGAGCTTTCTGTCCTCTACGTTTTTGAACGCCCCCTGATGGATGCTCGAGTACCTGGTGATTTGAGTTTTTTGAATTTTGTCAAACTTTATAGTTATCAACTGCGGCAATTGACACTTTAAGTAATCATCGAGGAAACCCTGGCAATCTTTTTCCATCTTCTGCTTTGAATATTTCGACCATTCCTTTATTGGCGGCGTGGATATAAAAAGCATTTTGGGAAGTCTATTAGTGAGGCCGTGGTATGCCATGGCGCTGAGGTGGGAAATATACGCGAATGGGTCAACTGAGCAAGCAATATCTCCTGATTCAAAGAATCGGTTTCCAACGATTTGAAAAACACGGCCTTCCTGGAAATCCTTGTACGGGGTGATAGTACCGAATTCTATTAAGGGATTAACAATTTGTGTGAGCACCTCATGAAACATCGGTATTTGAGTAGATATACTAACCGCTTCGCCACGATATTTCTTTACCTGGTGAAAATTGAAAATAGTCATGTAAAGGTCATAGTCTGTTATGACCGGCTGGTCTAATTCCCTTAAGGAACGGGTCATTGCAGCTTTTATATCCATAAGTCTTTTATCCGAAGATATTGTTTAACAAACATGTGATATGCGTCCTAAGGACGCATATCACATGTTTGTTCCTTCGTCAACTAAATTCACAGACGCATTTTTTTATCAAATATTTAGAACCTAAAGAAGTGCGTTTCGAAGCCTTAGCTGAGGATAAAATTTTTCTTGACAAATTTTCTTCCATATGTTACTTAGCGTCCTTAGGACGCTAAGTAACATATGGATTATTAAATTACTAATATACTTATATCGCAATTTGTAAAATAAACATTTCCAAATTACCCTACTATTCATTCTTTACCCCTCTCCCCAAGCCCCCTCCTGTCAGGAGACTGTGTTGAGAAAAGGGGATGGTTCTAATTGTTTTGTAAGTATTGAATAAGAAAGGATTTAGGCGTAAATACCCAATAATGGTGGAACAGGCGCCAAATGGCACACCAGGCGCAGGATGGAGAAAAGGGAACTAGGAGAAAGGTTCAAGGAACAAGGAAATCTAGATCCCGGATCAAGTCCGGGATGACAGGGGGGATGTACTTAACGATTGTGTGTTTTGAGGCAGTGGAAGCCGGGATTATTTTGGAGCACTGCTTGGAGTACAGCAGATCAGAAATCGCCAGCGGTGAAAGGGGCGCCTCATGGTGAATTTGTTAATACTCTCATGTCCCGCCTGGAAAGTGGCGATTCCGCTGGATTTCGCCATGTTGAAGGGTAAGAAAAAACAGGATTATTTTTTTGCGGTACAGTCCGGACTCACCCAGACTTACGAACTGATGGAGAAGATTTTCGGCGAAGTGATCGAGTGGACATTGAGGCAACGCAGGCAGTCTTACCGGTAGAACTCTTCTTGGTTTTAAGAAAAGTTCCAAAGGCGGACAGGGAAATCCCTTCGATCGCAGATGAAGTCGCCACATTAAGGATAATTCCGGCTTCCCGTTCGGCAGGATCTTTTAAATAAGGATTCGTCTCTATTAGGCTCTTCTTTTTCATATTTTTAGATTATCAGATTGCCTTGATTTTATCAAAGTAATATTGAATTATTCTTATGATTACATGAAAAAAAGTGAACGGGGACGGAGAAATAGAGACGGTTCCCCTTCAGCCTGTATTATGCTTTCCTTTTTTCAACCCCACAGCTTTTCAGAAATTGTTTCAGAACCTCGTAGGGCTGGAAACCCGCTATCCCGTGACTGCCCATGACTAAAGTAGGAACGGCCGTTATGTCCAGGTCACGGGATCGCCTCCAGTCAGCATCCACCGCTTTGCGAAAAGTTCTATCCTGGACGACGTGCCTGGCTTCATCACCCGGAAGTCCGATGGATTCGGACAGGCCGACGAGCGTGTCCGTTTTGGCAATGTTCTTACCCTCCACGAAATAGGCCCTGAAGACTGCATCGTGAAATTCATCCCCTTTCCCCTCGGCTTCCGCCCATTTGGCGAGTTCCTGGGCCAGGCGGCTGTTGTAGGTTTTTGTGCGGTCGGCCAGGGGCAGACCAAGCTCCTCTGCTACCCGCTTGAGTCGCTGCACATGGCCGGGATATCAACAGACCTGCCGGCAAAGAGTTCTGCAAGGGTAAGGCCTTCTTCCGGGGTCTCAGGGTGGAGGGGAAAGGCAGCCCATTTAACTTCAACTTCGTATTCCTTCTTCAGTCGATCAATACGCACCGTAATGAAATAGCACCACGGTCAAACGTAATCAGAGAATATTTCAAGGAGTGGGGGTGTTGTCATAGGTGTCCTTTATAATCTCACAGTGACAATGTTTTTGTCCCGGGGTTAATATGTCTCACCCCTTTTTAATACCCGCCATGATGCGGGCACACTTTTTCAGATAGTCAATATTGGTTGCCGCACGGATCATTAATCTCTGCGTTGCAGGCGGTCCGGCGCCATGCATGGATTCCGTAGGTACGATAGAGGATTGTCCTATGAGATACTCTATAAGCCGGACTATCCGTATCCTGTCCTCCGTGGATGTGTCAGCTTTACCTTTAAAGTATTTATCTACATACCGGGCAATTTCCGGGTTATCAAAATCTTTCCCTGTAGGCGCCGTACAGACAACGCCTCCGACAATATCACAGGCCAATTGCGATGCTTCCCACACAGCCTTCGCAGCTTGCATTTTCGCGGTATTGACCATGAGTGTATGCGGTACATACACCCCGGATGGGGTAGATGCAGCCAGGCAACCGGCCGCTATGGCGGAACCAAAGGCCAGGGTTGACTGGAAGGACATCTCCGTGAGTTTGTCGCGGATGTGCCCCATTTTCTCGCAGCCGTTGTACTCGGCTGCCACCGCCGCCGCTCCGCATACAAGATTACAGTGGCCGGACTTGCACGCCGCCGTCGATAACCGCTGAAAAGCGGCAAATCGTTGCACCAGAATTCCCGAATACTCGTATTCACCACACATGAAGATTCTTTCCCTGGGAACAAAAACATCATTGAAGACAACCAGGGTAGAGCCATGGACGCCATAACGGTAATTCCCAAAATCCCTTTCATCACCGCCAAACCTTCTCGCGTTGGGGGCAGGCGCTTCAGCAATGTGGACAATCCCGGGGGCATCGGGGGGTATGGCAAAGGCTACGGCAAACTTCTGCTCATCCGGTCCCATGGAGGTTGTGGGAACAACAATATTCTCATGCGCGATGGCCGCTCCGGACTGGTGGGCCTTGGCGCCTCGCACGACAATCCCGTCGTCCTGAACCTTGATCATATGCAAATAGACATCCGGATCAGATTGCTTTCCGGGGCTTAGTGACCTGTCACCCTTCGCGTCGGTGACCATGCCGCTGCATGCCAGATCTTCCTTCTGCGCATTGTGTAGAAACTTGAGGAACCGTTGGTGATAATCGGTGCCCAGCTTTTCATCCATTTCATAGGTCGTGGCAAAAAGGGCATTGAGGGCGCCCGTCCCGGCACATCTGGCGCCCACACAGGCGCCGTGCTGCGGTGTAAGAAAGTTGCCAAGCTGGGCTCTCTTTACCAGATCCTCCGACGACAGGCAGATATGG
Protein-coding regions in this window:
- a CDS encoding nucleotidyl transferase AbiEii/AbiGii toxin family protein codes for the protein MEKLDLSEWVMRSENSDDTAFRQAVHVLILAISQSDSLKTRMIFHGGLLLAIRFKGIRHTKDVDFVTADHRNQIDVEDFIGRLNEEIAVAGETLTYGLDCKIQSHRVKPPGENRNFQTIKIKMGYAYKGTPAHRRLIKRECPTVLEIDYSFNEVNQRIDTIQLVDGGKLQVYSLPDIVAEKFRAMIQQKTRNRQRRQDAFDIYWLLKNGYLED
- a CDS encoding 4-hydroxybutyryl-CoA dehydratase, with translation MKTGKEYIESIQAMKPEVYAFGEKVENLFNHPCFRPTINALALTYDLAKEQSDLMMADSPFTGGRINRFLHICLSSEDLVKRAQLGNFLTPQHGACVGARCAGTGALNALFATTYEMDEKLGTDYHQRFLKFLHNAQKEDLACSGMVTDAKGDRSLSPGKQSDPDVYLHMIKVQDDGIVVRGAKAHQSGAAIAHENIVVPTTSMGPDEQKFAVAFAIPPDAPGIVHIAEAPAPNARRFGGDERDFGNYRYGVHGSTLVVFNDVFVPRERIFMCGEYEYSGILVQRFAAFQRLSTAACKSGHCNLVCGAAAVAAEYNGCEKMGHIRDKLTEMSFQSTLAFGSAIAAGCLAASTPSGVYVPHTLMVNTAKMQAAKAVWEASQLACDIVGGVVCTAPTGKDFDNPEIARYVDKYFKGKADTSTEDRIRIVRLIEYLIGQSSIVPTESMHGAGPPATQRLMIRAATNIDYLKKCARIMAGIKKG